From the genome of Fundidesulfovibrio putealis DSM 16056:
GCCACCGCCCGCACCGCCCCGTCGCGGCTCTCCAACTACTGCCAGATCCTTGAGGACTCCTTCAAGATCTCCGGCACCCTGGACGCCGTGACCCCCATGGGTCGCCAGCGCATCAAGCGCTACGAGTCCGACAAGAGCCTCAAGTACCTGAACACCGAACTGGAATACGCGGCCCTGAACAACGCCACCGCCAGCGCCGGTGACGCCGGGACCGCCCGGCAGATGAAGGGCATGGAAGGTTTCATCTCCACCAACGACAAGTCCTACGCCTCCTACGCCGCCGGCAACGACTTCTCCGAGGCCAAGCTCCTGGAGATGTCCCAGGCTTGCTACGAGGCGGGCGGCGAACCCAGCATGATCCTGGTGGGACCGGTGCAGGCCCGCAAGATCGCCAACTGGAACCAGGCCGGGCGCATCA
Proteins encoded in this window:
- a CDS encoding SU10 major capsid protein encodes the protein ATARTAPSRLSNYCQILEDSFKISGTLDAVTPMGRQRIKRYESDKSLKYLNTELEYAALNNATASAGDAGTARQMKGMEGFISTNDKSYASYAAGNDFSEAKLLEMSQACYEAGGEPSMILVGPVQARKIANWNQAGRITVNT